From a region of the Candidatus Neomarinimicrobiota bacterium genome:
- a CDS encoding protein phosphatase 2C domain-containing protein gives MRLSFSGNSDIGLVRKVNQDRWSHIHCDWGDLFVVADGLGHEEGGQFASQSTVDQLKERFSERDPEDTPGFLQKVLTEINEAIFREKVGVYRKAMMASTCVALVIQEESAYLAHVGDSRAYYLHDGELMQLTKDQSLVQEMVDEGLISKEQAESHPNKNIVTEALGAQADVNVNIREESLSLSPGDRFLLCSDGLWGSVSRNRLHEILAHEGPDDAVAEFIDLARQNGGADNITVQVIYVG, from the coding sequence ATGAGGCTGTCGTTTTCCGGCAATTCTGACATCGGTCTCGTTAGGAAAGTGAACCAGGATCGGTGGTCCCACATTCACTGTGACTGGGGCGATCTCTTCGTGGTAGCCGATGGATTGGGTCATGAAGAGGGGGGACAATTTGCGAGCCAGTCAACGGTTGATCAATTGAAAGAAAGATTCTCCGAAAGAGATCCTGAAGACACACCCGGTTTTCTCCAGAAAGTCCTCACAGAGATAAATGAAGCGATTTTCCGAGAAAAAGTCGGTGTTTACCGTAAAGCTATGATGGCGTCGACCTGCGTGGCGCTGGTCATTCAGGAGGAGAGTGCATACCTTGCCCATGTGGGAGACAGCCGGGCTTACTATTTACACGATGGTGAATTGATGCAACTTACCAAGGACCAGTCCCTGGTTCAGGAAATGGTCGATGAGGGGCTTATTTCGAAAGAACAGGCGGAAAGTCATCCCAACAAGAATATTGTCACGGAAGCGCTGGGGGCTCAGGCCGACGTCAATGTTAACATCAGGGAAGAGTCCCTTAGCCTGTCTCCCGGCGACCGGTTTCTCCTCTGCTCGGACGGACTATGGGGCTCAGTCTCCAGGAATCGACTCCATGAGATTCTGGCTCATGAGGGGCCTGATGATGCTGTGGCGGAATTCATCGACCTCGCCAGACAGAACGGTGGGGCTGACAACATTACGGTCCAGGTGATATATGTCGGCTAG
- a CDS encoding STAS domain-containing protein codes for MKIKESTKGDVTVLTLSGRMINGPQSVLLHPYIKDLIEKGQKEIVVDMGKVKWFSSTGLGSLLASYTSLRNAGGDLKIARPTRKIYSVFMATQLIQVFQSFETVEKAVESYKKE; via the coding sequence ATGAAAATAAAAGAGAGCACTAAAGGCGATGTTACTGTATTGACCCTTTCCGGCAGGATGATTAACGGTCCGCAGAGCGTCCTCTTGCATCCGTACATAAAGGATCTCATTGAAAAAGGTCAAAAGGAGATCGTGGTGGACATGGGAAAGGTGAAATGGTTTAGCAGTACCGGGCTCGGGTCGTTGCTTGCTTCCTACACTTCCCTGCGTAATGCAGGGGGGGATTTGAAGATCGCCCGTCCTACCAGAAAGATCTACAGCGTCTTCATGGCAACGCAACTCATCCAGGTGTTCCAGAGCTTCGAGACGGTGGAGAAGGCTGTGGAGAGTTATAAGAAAGAGTAG
- a CDS encoding DUF5683 domain-containing protein → MKYFKDIWSSVFWRGPLGPATSILPVLTLIFSAVCAQDTRPTVAVVDFEGRGISQLEAQTLTDRFRSSIANTGGVRLVERRMMEEVLQEQGFQQTGCTSDECAVEVGQLLGVQQMFGGAIGKVGETFTIDARMISVETGESIRTRNVSYVGQVDGLIIEIEFLAYQMVDMEPPEELIERRKLGAKSFAGAQPVPVVKTRMGAMMRSLVFPGLGQFYAEKTMWAFGWILSELAVGGLTYVSYTAYQSANDDYDVFQTEYNNATDPQLVADYKAKAKDSLNEMTTANDQITMLAYAAAGLWLGNVIHAYLVGPRLTDQANSSTSLQFAFDPKHQQAQLRLSIALD, encoded by the coding sequence ATGAAATATTTCAAGGACATCTGGTCATCGGTGTTTTGGAGAGGCCCGCTCGGACCAGCTACGTCCATTCTGCCTGTGCTCACACTCATTTTTTCGGCTGTTTGTGCCCAAGATACCCGTCCCACTGTGGCTGTGGTGGATTTTGAGGGGAGGGGTATCTCCCAGCTTGAAGCCCAGACATTGACGGACCGCTTCAGGAGCTCAATCGCCAATACCGGTGGCGTGCGGTTAGTCGAACGGAGAATGATGGAGGAGGTTCTTCAGGAGCAGGGCTTTCAGCAAACGGGCTGTACTAGCGATGAATGCGCTGTTGAAGTGGGACAACTTCTCGGCGTCCAGCAGATGTTTGGTGGCGCCATTGGGAAGGTTGGTGAGACTTTCACAATCGATGCCAGAATGATCTCAGTAGAAACGGGTGAGTCTATTCGCACGAGAAATGTCTCTTACGTAGGCCAGGTGGATGGTTTGATCATTGAGATTGAATTCCTTGCATATCAGATGGTTGATATGGAGCCACCTGAGGAGCTGATAGAACGCCGAAAGTTAGGAGCCAAATCTTTTGCAGGTGCCCAGCCGGTTCCTGTGGTAAAGACGAGAATGGGAGCCATGATGAGATCGCTGGTCTTCCCAGGGCTTGGACAGTTCTATGCAGAGAAGACAATGTGGGCGTTTGGATGGATACTCTCCGAGCTCGCTGTAGGTGGACTTACTTATGTCAGTTACACCGCTTATCAGTCAGCAAACGATGATTATGATGTCTTTCAAACCGAATATAACAATGCAACTGACCCACAACTCGTTGCCGACTACAAGGCTAAGGCAAAAGACAGCCTTAACGAGATGACAACAGCTAATGACCAGATAACGATGCTGGCGTACGCTGCAGCAGGTCTTTGGCTGGGGAATGTGATCCATGCCTATTTGGTTGGACCAAGATTAACTGATCAGGCCAACTCGTCTACCTCTCTTCAATTCGCCTTTGATCCCAAACATCAACAAGCACAACTGAGGCTGTCCATTGCGCTGGATTAA
- a CDS encoding cohesin domain-containing protein, with amino-acid sequence MRWIKWALPAGVVLILSCEVPTGEFENPLDIEAAEEEGILPPALVFFPDSISVNTGNSVSIRVFAMEVDSMTGAHIQLTYDNANLSLTSVKPGDFLEGSGPPLFFYEDDPASGILDIHTIYLGTDSASVSGTGSLANLVFGTTAQGESTLQYTQVCELVDQDGDVIEILGFGKGVIVAR; translated from the coding sequence TTGCGCTGGATTAAGTGGGCATTGCCGGCCGGGGTGGTTCTCATTCTCAGCTGCGAGGTTCCCACAGGGGAATTTGAGAACCCTCTGGATATTGAGGCAGCTGAAGAAGAAGGGATCCTGCCCCCTGCTCTTGTTTTCTTTCCCGATAGTATCTCTGTCAACACGGGCAACAGTGTCAGTATCCGGGTGTTTGCCATGGAGGTAGACAGCATGACGGGTGCTCACATCCAGTTAACCTATGACAATGCGAACCTGTCATTGACCTCTGTGAAGCCCGGGGATTTCCTTGAGGGAAGCGGCCCTCCGCTGTTCTTCTATGAAGATGACCCGGCATCAGGCATTCTTGACATCCATACGATCTACCTGGGAACCGACAGCGCTTCTGTTTCGGGCACGGGTAGTCTGGCGAACCTTGTGTTCGGCACGACGGCGCAGGGCGAGTCGACCCTTCAGTACACCCAGGTGTGTGAACTCGTAGATCAGGATGGTGACGTTATCGAGATTCTGGGTTTTGGTAAGGGGGTGATCGTTGCAAGGTAG
- a CDS encoding ATP-binding protein: MSASPVYRITISSSRKHFHQTRELIHFISRQHGLGNSDADLVEMAVSEACHNVLRHGSTTEDQARCHLEIRIDEKSIKAVIRDKGEVFEFDSIEPFDINQDFMQYKNGGLGIPLMKVLMDDVRYERKPENINELTLIKYLKPRTKKERKRSG, encoded by the coding sequence ATGTCGGCTAGTCCCGTTTACAGGATCACCATTTCGTCAAGCCGGAAGCACTTCCATCAAACCCGGGAACTGATCCATTTTATCTCAAGGCAGCACGGTCTGGGTAATTCGGACGCGGACCTGGTGGAGATGGCCGTGTCGGAAGCCTGTCACAATGTGTTGCGTCACGGCAGCACCACGGAAGATCAAGCCCGGTGTCATCTGGAGATCCGGATCGACGAAAAATCCATCAAGGCAGTAATTAGAGACAAGGGAGAGGTATTTGAATTTGATAGTATTGAACCGTTTGACATCAACCAGGACTTCATGCAATACAAGAATGGCGGACTTGGAATTCCCCTCATGAAAGTGTTGATGGATGATGTGCGCTATGAGAGAAAACCAGAGAACATAAATGAGCTCACGTTGATTAAATACCTTAAGCCAAGGACCAAAAAAGAGAGGAAGAGATCGGGATGA
- a CDS encoding protein kinase, with protein MIGKTISHYGILEELGRGGMGVVYKAEDTKLKRAVALKFLPHHLLASEDDRVRFLHEAQAASALGHPNIMTIHEIDEVDEETFIVMEYVEGETLKDKLEKGPFKTKEVLKIAISVADGLNAAHNQEIVHRDIKSENIMISKDGLVKIMDFGLARRKGETRVTKEGSTLGTLAYMSPEQAEGSEVDHRSDLFSFGVVMYEMATGQLPFKGEHDAAILYAIVNEAPLPVSTLNPNIPNELDRIIHKALEKDPEDRYQHADDLAADLKKLKKDIETGKTTTITTAIPVPRVEEKKPVRRAPAYILAAAVVAVLLIFGIQRLLKRGVEPITAIQENSLAVLYFENLGDPEDSQRLGQILQELIIADLSEVASLKVFSSQRLFDIQKQLGSRDRRKIDPEIATEVAKQAEAETMLMGKLIQAGGELILTSQLVDVLTGTVARSQRADGTDIFAMVDDLAVQIRNDLNLPATTVDRVDVAVKEKTTSSVEAYQHYLEGVDLLNRLEFDDAIVRFQKAVSVDATFNQAYYKMAIAQWWSASGLGVATDQQAEESLSHILSGSRDIPRKDRLLVEGVLAFIRRRISEGESIFKTLVKDYPDEKEGWYGLGEAYFHGSGENLKALDAFEQALKLDPEFKLAYRHIFDIYYQSGMFDRGIEVVEHYISLYPDEPSGYGQVALMYRGKGEFELAREAYQRGLSLDPEAYSLINGLGYAYQLTGQYDQALKQYARMVRPEVPLTWQETGRNSISDLYQEQGQYRKALEDLSETLVISKSIGKDTEANTIIWQALLFHFLGDTTTALTLLDSALAVNPGLDLVLLAYYWEGALHARWGKVKALSDVIDTVSQIIEREDITSWTKFTYNALLIERFELLGEVDRALLECDNLKNSKVWRDFYLHKQAMLHLARKNYSQALTITREMEEPSVSRNVHSFVYPVVFYARGRIYEAMGELDLARENYEKLLGLWQYADQEIVELQDTRRRLSRIMRLQG; from the coding sequence ATGATCGGTAAGACAATATCCCACTACGGGATACTAGAAGAACTGGGCCGTGGCGGGATGGGTGTAGTGTACAAGGCCGAAGACACCAAACTCAAGCGCGCCGTCGCTCTGAAGTTCTTGCCACATCATCTTCTTGCCAGTGAAGACGATAGGGTTCGCTTCCTTCACGAAGCCCAGGCAGCATCTGCCTTGGGTCATCCAAATATCATGACCATTCATGAGATTGACGAAGTGGATGAGGAAACATTCATCGTGATGGAATACGTGGAGGGTGAAACTCTCAAAGACAAGCTGGAAAAAGGGCCTTTCAAGACTAAGGAGGTCTTAAAGATTGCCATTTCTGTGGCAGACGGTCTAAATGCGGCTCATAACCAGGAGATTGTCCACCGGGACATCAAGTCTGAGAACATTATGATTTCCAAAGACGGTCTGGTTAAGATCATGGATTTCGGTTTGGCCAGGCGGAAAGGGGAGACAAGAGTAACGAAGGAAGGGTCTACTCTGGGAACATTAGCTTACATGTCCCCTGAACAGGCAGAAGGGTCTGAAGTAGATCATCGCAGTGATCTCTTTTCGTTTGGCGTGGTGATGTACGAAATGGCCACTGGTCAGCTTCCGTTCAAAGGAGAGCATGATGCCGCTATTCTTTATGCGATTGTGAACGAGGCCCCTCTGCCTGTCAGTACGTTGAATCCCAACATTCCCAATGAGCTCGATCGGATCATCCACAAGGCGTTGGAGAAGGATCCGGAAGATCGTTATCAACACGCAGACGACCTGGCGGCAGATTTGAAGAAGTTGAAAAAAGACATTGAAACGGGGAAAACAACTACTATTACCACAGCGATTCCCGTGCCCAGGGTCGAGGAGAAAAAACCAGTTAGGCGTGCTCCCGCCTATATCCTTGCTGCAGCTGTGGTTGCAGTTCTACTGATATTTGGGATACAGAGACTATTAAAGAGAGGTGTCGAACCAATAACTGCTATTCAAGAGAATTCTCTGGCAGTACTATACTTCGAGAACCTTGGAGATCCTGAAGACAGTCAGCGGCTGGGTCAAATCCTGCAGGAGCTCATTATAGCCGATCTATCAGAAGTCGCGTCCCTGAAGGTATTCAGCAGTCAGCGGCTTTTTGACATACAGAAACAATTGGGGTCAAGAGATCGAAGGAAGATCGATCCAGAGATCGCCACGGAGGTGGCAAAACAGGCCGAAGCGGAGACGATGCTCATGGGAAAGTTGATACAAGCCGGCGGGGAACTGATCTTGACCTCTCAACTCGTGGATGTCCTGACGGGGACAGTAGCTAGGTCCCAACGGGCTGACGGGACCGACATTTTTGCAATGGTGGACGACCTGGCGGTACAGATACGGAACGATTTGAATCTGCCAGCTACGACGGTGGATAGAGTGGATGTCGCCGTGAAAGAAAAGACAACTTCCTCGGTCGAGGCGTACCAACACTATCTGGAAGGCGTTGATTTACTCAACAGACTAGAGTTTGATGATGCTATCGTTCGGTTCCAGAAAGCTGTCTCCGTCGACGCCACTTTCAATCAGGCATACTACAAGATGGCCATTGCCCAGTGGTGGTCTGCTTCAGGATTAGGAGTGGCCACGGACCAACAGGCAGAAGAATCCCTTTCCCACATCCTTTCCGGCAGCCGAGACATTCCTCGAAAGGATAGACTGCTTGTTGAGGGAGTGCTGGCATTCATAAGACGCCGCATCAGCGAAGGTGAGTCCATCTTTAAGACATTGGTCAAGGACTATCCTGACGAGAAAGAGGGGTGGTATGGTTTGGGCGAGGCCTATTTTCACGGGTCCGGAGAGAATTTGAAGGCACTTGATGCCTTCGAACAGGCTCTCAAATTAGACCCCGAATTCAAGCTGGCGTACCGCCATATCTTTGATATTTACTACCAATCGGGAATGTTTGACCGGGGTATCGAGGTGGTCGAGCACTATATCAGTCTGTACCCTGACGAACCATCGGGCTACGGTCAGGTTGCCCTTATGTATCGCGGCAAAGGGGAGTTTGAATTGGCACGCGAAGCTTACCAAAGAGGTCTCTCATTGGATCCGGAAGCGTATTCTCTCATCAATGGCCTGGGTTATGCGTACCAACTTACGGGTCAGTATGATCAGGCACTGAAGCAGTATGCCAGGATGGTTCGGCCCGAAGTTCCCCTCACCTGGCAGGAAACAGGAAGAAACTCGATCAGTGATCTCTATCAAGAACAGGGACAGTACAGGAAGGCACTGGAGGATTTGAGTGAAACTCTTGTCATTTCCAAATCTATCGGTAAAGATACTGAGGCCAACACAATTATCTGGCAGGCTCTGTTATTCCATTTCCTGGGAGATACAACCACTGCTCTAACTCTGCTGGACAGTGCCCTGGCAGTGAATCCGGGGCTTGATTTGGTACTTCTCGCCTACTACTGGGAAGGAGCACTCCATGCACGGTGGGGAAAGGTTAAGGCGTTATCTGATGTTATTGATACGGTAAGCCAAATCATTGAACGAGAGGACATTACTTCCTGGACCAAATTCACATACAATGCGTTGCTCATAGAGCGTTTTGAACTTCTGGGGGAGGTGGATCGGGCCCTCCTGGAATGTGATAATCTGAAGAATTCCAAGGTTTGGCGGGACTTCTATCTTCACAAACAGGCTATGCTCCATCTGGCGAGAAAGAATTACAGTCAGGCTCTTACCATAACGCGGGAGATGGAGGAGCCGTCCGTCTCCCGAAACGTGCATAGCTTCGTCTATCCCGTAGTGTTCTACGCGCGAGGGAGGATTTACGAAGCAATGGGAGAGCTCGATCTGGCGAGAGAGAATTATGAAAAATTGCTGGGCCTCTGGCAGTATGCAGACCAGGAAATAGTGGAACTACAGGACACCAGAAGGCGCCTATCGCGCATAATGAGACTTCAAGGATGA
- a CDS encoding pyridoxal phosphate-dependent aminotransferase, with amino-acid sequence MKTGNFSLPLDRSLVDGVLGEGAVDLARIGIRELRSLVDRLSAQSGIEYLRFEFGIPGLPAERIGPEEEIKVLKENERLPSTYPPFDGIPRLKKASAVFAKKFLNIDVSPENCVPTVGAMQGGFISQAVAGRRKKESSTILYIDPGFPVNKLQTKFLGLNSESIDLYDCRGTKLLKKLEETLSSRKIGALLWSNPNNPTWSCLKDEELKGIGNLLTEYDVIGIEDAAYFGMDFRSDYSVPGEPPFQPTVAHYTDNYFVIISSSKIFSYAGQRIAVTIISPGLMNRRYANLKHYYDTDILGYAFIYGGVYATTAGVPQAPQHAFAAFMEAACDRKYNFLKKVRQYGERAHKAKQVFQSYGFDLLYKDDLGEPIADGFYFTICRENMTGEELLYHMLCFGLAGIPLKPTGTVREGIRICVSLLDEHQYGELERRVSALDKYLRREFT; translated from the coding sequence ATGAAAACCGGCAACTTTTCACTTCCGTTGGATCGATCTCTTGTTGATGGAGTGCTCGGGGAAGGAGCCGTTGATCTTGCCCGTATTGGAATAAGGGAACTCCGTTCACTGGTAGATAGACTGTCGGCGCAGTCGGGGATCGAGTATCTTCGCTTCGAGTTCGGGATTCCGGGACTTCCTGCGGAAAGGATTGGACCTGAAGAAGAGATCAAGGTACTAAAGGAAAATGAAAGACTCCCTTCCACGTATCCCCCCTTCGATGGAATTCCCCGGCTCAAAAAGGCATCGGCAGTTTTCGCAAAGAAATTCCTTAACATAGATGTTTCCCCCGAGAACTGTGTACCAACGGTGGGTGCCATGCAGGGAGGCTTTATCAGTCAGGCCGTTGCCGGTCGCAGAAAGAAAGAATCCAGCACCATTCTCTATATCGATCCGGGCTTCCCTGTGAACAAATTGCAGACCAAGTTTCTTGGATTGAATTCCGAATCCATCGATCTTTATGATTGCAGGGGCACAAAGCTATTGAAAAAGCTGGAAGAGACTCTTTCATCCCGGAAAATAGGGGCCCTTCTCTGGTCAAATCCAAACAATCCAACCTGGTCATGCCTGAAAGATGAGGAACTCAAGGGAATAGGAAATCTCCTGACAGAATATGATGTTATTGGAATTGAAGATGCCGCCTATTTCGGAATGGATTTCCGGTCCGATTACAGTGTCCCTGGTGAACCTCCATTCCAGCCAACGGTGGCCCATTACACCGATAACTATTTCGTTATTATTTCGAGCTCGAAAATATTCAGCTACGCAGGGCAACGCATTGCAGTCACCATCATTTCACCGGGATTGATGAATAGAAGATACGCGAACCTCAAGCACTACTATGATACGGACATACTTGGATATGCCTTTATTTATGGAGGAGTTTACGCGACCACTGCCGGCGTTCCTCAGGCACCGCAACATGCCTTTGCGGCTTTTATGGAGGCAGCCTGTGACAGAAAATACAATTTCCTCAAGAAAGTGCGGCAGTATGGAGAAAGAGCCCACAAGGCGAAGCAGGTTTTTCAGTCCTACGGATTTGATCTCCTGTATAAGGACGACCTGGGAGAGCCAATCGCAGATGGGTTCTATTTCACGATCTGTCGTGAAAACATGACCGGGGAGGAACTGCTATACCACATGCTCTGTTTCGGACTTGCCGGAATTCCTCTCAAACCCACCGGCACCGTCCGCGAAGGGATAAGGATCTGTGTGTCCCTCCTTGACGAACACCAATACGGAGAACTGGAGAGACGTGTGTCTGCCCTGGACAAATATTTGAGGAGAGAATTCACGTAA
- a CDS encoding GAF domain-containing SpoIIE family protein phosphatase: protein MTTRLDELQRLRKAVEELAILNEIALAVGSARELDDVVELIIQKCVKHLKVEQGAVLLLDEEVPDSPFRTMVRKMESRSDIVPYHFGVQLSGWMLKNQVPLLVTDFQKDDRFRGTAKQDFPVRSLLSVPLRLKGHMIGLLNVFNKRGEEGFSAEDQRLLSIIATQSAQVIENARLYEEEQQLLRMEQELRVAYEIQMHLLPHENPRIAGYDIAGKSIPAQEVGGDYYDFIPVNDRELALCLGDVSGKGFPAALLMANVQATLRGLTRPTHSCAECIERSNELLWQSTDVQKFVTLFYGILDPEESRMRYVNAGHDNPILFSRKDDPRRLATGGIVLGFMQDSSFEEDSISFAPGDVLVVYSDGVTEAMDAHEEEFGEERLEEVVKDNLDVSSEELIDGIVSAVRSHAGDAPQMDDITLVVVKRNKE, encoded by the coding sequence ATGACCACACGGCTTGACGAACTCCAGCGACTGCGCAAAGCAGTAGAGGAACTCGCCATATTGAACGAAATCGCCCTTGCTGTCGGTAGCGCCCGGGAGCTGGACGATGTGGTGGAACTCATTATTCAGAAGTGTGTGAAGCACCTGAAGGTGGAACAGGGTGCAGTCTTATTGCTTGACGAGGAAGTACCAGACAGTCCTTTCCGAACCATGGTCCGCAAGATGGAGTCCAGGTCAGATATAGTTCCTTACCATTTCGGCGTTCAACTTTCGGGCTGGATGCTGAAAAATCAGGTCCCCCTTCTTGTTACTGACTTTCAGAAGGATGATCGCTTTCGTGGCACGGCTAAACAGGACTTTCCAGTTCGATCGCTATTGAGCGTCCCGCTTCGGCTGAAAGGCCATATGATCGGTCTGTTGAATGTGTTCAACAAGCGGGGGGAAGAAGGCTTCAGTGCGGAAGATCAGCGGCTGCTATCCATCATTGCCACCCAATCTGCGCAGGTCATTGAGAATGCCCGTTTATATGAAGAAGAACAGCAGCTCCTCCGCATGGAACAGGAGTTGAGGGTTGCCTATGAGATTCAGATGCATTTGCTGCCCCATGAAAATCCGCGAATTGCCGGGTATGACATTGCCGGTAAGAGTATCCCGGCCCAGGAAGTGGGGGGTGACTACTACGATTTCATTCCCGTGAATGACCGGGAACTGGCACTCTGTTTGGGCGATGTATCCGGGAAGGGATTTCCAGCGGCGCTACTCATGGCAAACGTTCAGGCCACGCTCCGGGGTCTCACGCGTCCCACTCACTCTTGTGCTGAGTGCATCGAGCGGTCAAACGAACTGCTCTGGCAGTCTACAGACGTTCAAAAATTTGTGACCCTGTTCTACGGGATTCTCGATCCCGAAGAGAGTCGAATGCGTTACGTCAATGCCGGTCACGATAATCCCATTCTCTTTTCACGTAAGGATGATCCCAGACGTCTGGCTACGGGGGGAATTGTCCTGGGGTTTATGCAGGATTCATCCTTTGAAGAAGACTCGATCTCCTTTGCTCCCGGTGACGTGCTTGTGGTTTATTCAGACGGAGTGACTGAAGCCATGGATGCCCATGAGGAAGAATTCGGGGAAGAACGTCTTGAGGAGGTTGTGAAGGACAACTTGGACGTTTCCTCGGAGGAGCTCATTGATGGAATTGTCTCGGCTGTTCGGTCCCATGCTGGCGACGCCCCCCAGATGGATGATATTACTCTGGTGGTCGTTAAGAGAAACAAGGAATGA
- a CDS encoding acyl-CoA dehydrogenase family protein gives MKLEDLLSEEELAIQKMAYDFVKTEFMPLVHDHFKNETFPEDLIPRLGELGLLGANLPQEYGCAGVNNVAYGLIMQELERGDSGLRSFASVQGALVMYPIFQYGSEKQRNSWLPRLASGEAVGCFGLTEADYGSNPAGMMTRAERDGSSYILNGSKMWITNGSLADIALVWAKDENDTVRGFLLEKELPGFTARKMKGKLSLRASDTAELVLDDCRVTKEQMLPGVEGMKGPLSCLTQARYGIAWGALGSAMACYETALSYAKDRIQFDKPIAAFQLTQKKLVEMVTEITKAQLLVLQLGRLKDQDRSQHEQVSMAKMNNVAVARDIARSAREILGANGIMEDYDVMRHLMNMETVYTYEGTHEIHTLILGSHITGIEAFR, from the coding sequence ATGAAACTTGAGGACCTTTTGTCTGAGGAAGAATTGGCCATTCAGAAGATGGCATATGATTTCGTAAAGACGGAATTCATGCCTCTTGTTCATGATCATTTCAAAAATGAAACATTTCCCGAAGACCTCATACCGAGGCTCGGTGAACTGGGACTCCTGGGAGCGAATCTCCCTCAGGAGTATGGATGCGCGGGAGTTAATAATGTGGCATACGGCCTCATCATGCAGGAGTTGGAGAGAGGGGATTCCGGCCTGAGGAGTTTCGCTTCAGTCCAGGGGGCTCTTGTCATGTATCCCATTTTCCAATATGGCAGTGAAAAGCAGAGGAATAGCTGGCTCCCTCGTCTGGCAAGCGGGGAAGCTGTGGGATGTTTCGGACTCACAGAGGCAGACTACGGTTCCAATCCTGCCGGCATGATGACCCGGGCAGAAAGAGACGGGTCGTCATACATCTTGAACGGTTCCAAGATGTGGATTACCAACGGCAGTCTTGCCGACATAGCGTTGGTGTGGGCGAAAGACGAGAATGATACGGTTCGCGGCTTTCTCTTGGAGAAGGAATTGCCGGGCTTCACGGCGAGAAAGATGAAGGGCAAGCTTTCTCTGCGGGCTTCCGATACGGCGGAGTTGGTTTTGGACGACTGCCGTGTTACCAAAGAACAGATGCTGCCTGGAGTGGAAGGCATGAAGGGTCCCCTCTCATGCTTGACACAGGCGAGGTATGGCATCGCATGGGGAGCGTTGGGCTCTGCCATGGCGTGCTATGAAACGGCTCTGTCCTATGCCAAGGATCGAATTCAGTTCGACAAGCCCATTGCCGCTTTTCAACTCACCCAGAAGAAGCTTGTGGAAATGGTCACGGAGATCACCAAAGCTCAGCTTCTGGTCCTCCAGTTGGGCAGGCTCAAAGATCAAGACCGGTCGCAACACGAGCAGGTATCGATGGCGAAGATGAACAATGTGGCCGTGGCCCGCGACATTGCCCGTTCCGCCAGGGAAATCCTTGGAGCAAATGGCATTATGGAAGATTATGACGTGATGAGGCATCTTATGAATATGGAGACGGTGTACACCTATGAAGGGACCCATGAGATTCACACATTGATCCTGGGATCCCATATTACGGGAATCGAAGCATTTCGATGA